The following are encoded in a window of Pongo abelii isolate AG06213 chromosome 14, NHGRI_mPonAbe1-v2.0_pri, whole genome shotgun sequence genomic DNA:
- the LOC103892237 gene encoding uncharacterized protein LOC103892237, with translation MALQLRWFEHRRPFFLLLIAQLSVHWPPHLPPDQRSFCLPQHCQPGVFLDSSSGPPSAPLPPSALTSRPPSLLLGNLAWVGLLSQPSRLLFLSLAACLAHHCGQVSLSENTISLHHGPVYKAVSHLPITSDQIRTLRLWIETDATVAGKPHCPPIPALASVPVRPRKMLLSAVLPSPALPACWSCIALHLTDSYSTALASPKHTWPS, from the coding sequence ATGGCTTTACAATTGAGGTGGTTCGAACACAGAAGgccctttttccttttattaattgCTCAGCTATCTGTACATTGGCCCCCACACCTGCCACCTGACCAGCgcagcttctgcctccctcaGCACTGCCAGCCGGGGGTTTTCTTAGACTCATCCTCTGGGCCACCTTccgctcctctccctccctctgcgtTAACATCCAGGCCACCCTCATTACTCCTTGGCAACCTAGCTTGGGTTGGCCTCCTCAGCCAGCCTTCCAGACTGCTCTTTCTCTCCCTTGCAGCCTGTCTTGCACACCACTGTGGCCAGGTCAGTCTTTCGGAGAATACCATTTCCTTACATCATGGCCCTGTTTACAAAGCTGTTTCCCATTTGCCTATCACATCAGATCAAATCAGAACCCTTCGGCTCTGGATTGAAACCGATGCCACTGTTGCTGGCAAGCCTCATTGCCCTCCGATCCCGGCGTTGGCCTCCGTCCCTGTCAGGCCTCGTAAGATGCTGCTCTCTGCCGTCCTGCCATCTCCAGCTCTGCCTGCATGTTGGTCCTGCATTGCTCTCCA